The sequence below is a genomic window from Mugil cephalus isolate CIBA_MC_2020 chromosome 14, CIBA_Mcephalus_1.1, whole genome shotgun sequence.
TAGAGTTTATTTGGGTCACCAGGTAAcatgtattttgcatgttttcacaGGAGTAGCTCGGATTCTCATTCAGATGCAACTGATACCCGTTcttgacattattttatgttcCAAACCAAGCTATGTTTGATCAAACCCACCAAGACCCAAACCAGTTCTCTGTTGGTTGAAAAGCCCGGTGATTCCTGTCTTTTGACTCATATCAACTCCAGAACGCTGATAGCCTCACCGTTTTGATGATGATTTGTGATATTCTTGCCAAGTTAATGTGATCACTGTTAATGACTTTGTGTTGTAAACATACATGTAATTGTATGAATGTCTTTTGTTCTTACTTACAGATAAAAAGACTTACTCCTGTGAGCACTGTGATTTCCACACTGTTGACGCCTTGCTACTCAGGTCTCACCTGCACAAGCAGCACCAGGACTTCCTGGGCCCCTATAGCAAACAGAGCACCATTTTGGACAACGTTAGCAAAAGTGGTTCAAAAGCCTCAAGATACATGGACTACCTCAGAAGTAGGAGTGTGTTGCTCAGTCAGCCATACTGGAATCCCTACACATGTCCTCCTAGCCAAGAGTTAGCAGAGTCAAACGTTAAAGTAGAAAAGTCAAATGACCCAGAGGTCAAAGGGCAGGCACATTCTAGTGGTGATGCCGGCAGTCTCCTTAATCTGTCTTCACTACCCATAACAGGAGATTGTACTGTTAACTATTCAGTGAAGACAGAGGGCCTGGTGAGACATCAGTGCCCATACTGCTCACACACGACCTGCTACCCAGAAGTGCTGTGGATCCACCAGCGTGTTGCACACAGGGTGGATGGCAGCAGCTCCATGGCACCCAAGTGGGCACCCTGCATCAACAACCCCAAGAGTTTAAAGTCAGGCACTTCTCAGTGGAGACGCACAGGGCCACCACCATTCCTCGAAGGCAAGGACTGCCCGTCTTTACCAGCTCCGAGAACGCAGCGCACACAGCCTCCAGGTTCCACAAcccacagcagcaacagaaagaACACAGCCCCCAAGACCCAGTCGGGCATCTCCAAGTCCAAACATCAGTCAAAAGACTCCCGTTCTTCAGATGGGACACAGTCAAGTGGGAAGGCTGCACTGCAACCTCAAAAGAAGTCTAGTGAACATAACCAAGCAGTTGAGGGTGGAAGTAAAGGCTCCAGTGCCCAAGCTACTTCGTCAAACCACACTGTGCGCAGTAAGAGTCTCCCTAGTTTCCAGCCCACAAACCCCAGCCCCAAACACAGAGGCAACAGAGCTACCGTAGAGGGGAACTTTCCTCAAGAGGGTTTAGGTTTTATGCTGGCAAGAAATAATGGTGGGACTTCTTCTAACGCAGCCGCAGATAGACTCCATTCCCGCAGACAGTCATGTGACTTCCCATCAGGTCCTAAGGGCCCTGATCTCTGGGCTGCCATGAACATGTGGGGGCTTCATGGCAGCAAAGCATATTTAGATCCACTCCTTTTTGCTCAGGGAAAGAGTGAATCAACTGGAGAAATGCCAATGGATATTGATATCTTGAGTCTCCTGAAAAACTACAGTCCCCACGACCTGGCTGCTCTCTATCAACACTGGGGCTTTGTTGATCCAAGGATCGATCCACAAGGTAAGAAGctgaattagttttatttaatgtacttAGAAAACCAAGTGAACACTGTTCAGTGTTCAAGATGAAggccagataaaaaaaatgactgaaagtcattttcaaatgtatttaacagaCTTACACAATTATATTTAGATATTCTCTTTAAACTTACAGTTACTGTAAAGTCTGTTGCACATTGTAGAatagtatatttatatttaaatgctcTTTCACCGTTCTGCTTTTACAGCAATGTTGCAGTTAAATGGAAATTTTGGAAATGAAGTCCGTTCGTCCTCTGAAGCTTCCAAACAAGTATGTTTTCTTAACAGCATCGACACACACTTTATAGGTTTGAAGTCATTGTggtgaataaaactgaaatcatCATCcttcaaagataaaaaaacagctgttgaaGGCTACGATATTTTGATTTAGATTAAACTGAGAAATGAATAATCATACATTTTTCTGACTTTACAGTAGCGTGTTACTTTTCTAGTTGCATCCCAGGTCTTGCCTTAATCCCAGTTTTATCTGAAATGTAACTTTACCCGTCAGTTCAGTTTCCAAAATTAAGAGCAGCATAAAAATCCCCGCTACCCTCTCAAGTATGTACTGTACGCCGGTaccaactgtgtgtgtgtctgctctggTGTCTGTACCCTGTCTGTGTCGGAGTACAGTCTGTCATTTCAGTGCACACGCGTGTCTGCATGtttccttgtgtctgtgtgcgcggCTGTCAGCCTCCACAACCTGGCTGTCTCTTCCCTCTCGTTTCCGTAAGAGAGGCTGACAGGGATGAggcaaaacaaataataaaaaaacattgttgtcCCCCTCAGGGTAAAATTCATCCAGCATCTCCATATGGTGTGTCATCAGCCTGTCAGTCAGGCCTACCCCGATGCTACCTACAACTGTTCTCGCTCTCCCCTTAGAGTAATGTGTGGGCAACTTTTTAAACACTACTGATGGGCATTATCTCTGCCTGTAGGGGTGAGGATTTACAAATCACATCAAACGTATATGGATAGCCGTGTGGGTGACGTTAAACAATATGTAGTTGTGGTTTGGTAGAAGAGCTAAAGATTACTCTTAAATGTTCGACATTCCCCATGTCTTCTAGGCTTTGTTCTTTCCGTATTTGTCcatattttattaagaaattattattaattgtaaTTTCAAGCcatcaaatcaatcaaattaacagtgttttttaacaaagtactttaaagtatttaaaggtgtttaaaaaattaagaaaagtgTAGCATCTTTCTCCAGAAGGGGtcactgttgtttctgttaaatAGTCGTGAGATACTGAAAGACTCTCACCATGATGTCTTCCGTCttgtattataatataataaaatttgcAGACATTTAGGATCTTAAGACCAATGTACTTACATTTGTACAACATTTGAAAATATGAGCAACCAtcattcatccctccatcctggTCCCTTTAAAGGTTGCTTGTCGAGAGCTTCGGTTGCTGCTTCATTCTCTACCTGTCCTTCAACACAATTGACCAGACAATAGAATCATGCACTGTGTGAAAGAAATACACATTGTACAGTACACACAACACTATTTGGTTTCCCTCTCACGCTACACTGACTCCAATGGAACCTTGTGGTGACAAGTGGTATTACAAGACATGACAGGTCAGGTGGTTACCATGCAAACTTTAGTAGATACCTCTGCAACAGAACAGTCTTTGATATACCTACTAGCTACATAGATAATCTTAGTTacagtttgaatgttttaaagctttacaaattgctttaacctttaacctaacccttattttatcttaaaccCGTTTCTAACCTGTAGCCTAGAAGCAAAATGGCAAATTGCCCTCACTACCACGGCTTCCGACAAAAATGTCTCCACACATCTGCGTTCTTACATCTAACCGTCGTCCCTCACCCTTGTCTTCTACAGATGAACAGCCGCTCCACTTCATCCTCAGGGTCTCTCCACAAAGGAACGTGAAGAAACGTTGTGTTCCTCTTGGCTCCAACTTGCACAATGTTCACTCCTGAACGAAGAGGCCTGCTGTTCTTTAGGGGAACCAGCCATAACTCCTAGAAGGACGGGGGCACTGGATAATGCACAACATATGCAAAGCAATGAGGTGGACTCATGTTATTTTGTAATATGGTTGTTTAATTTGAAGTGTTACGCATGCTTTTTGTTTATTAAGAGTGTAGATATGTTAGTTAATAAAACATATGTGTGGgatgtgttttgaaatgtttgctGAAATGAGGAAGGACTGCTCGGtcttgtaataataataataataataacaataataggaAGACATTGTAGGAGTACTGCTGCCCAGGTGGAAATGAAATGTAGAGCTACAGTCACGTGAAGCTATGAAGATATTCTTGTGGTTCAAGGCCCACAGATGTGTTCTTgatgtgaaagtgaaaatagaTTCagcaaaacaatagaaaataccAAATCTCACAATCCACGATGCCACTAAAACATTCACAAGTACGAGTTTTGATGCATAATATGTTCTTACCTGCTGTATGTTAGTGTTGAGTTTCAGTTTgtcgttttgttttcttgtaaaatgtcttgtgtttttaaatttgattgAGAATGTGACTGTTCAGAAACGCATCACTGCTTAAGCCCATAATCACAATATAAGTTATGAACTGAGTCCAGGTTGATACGCCAGTTTTTTTTGCCAGATGTCCTCTGTCATTGTGctttatcatcattttaaatgagtGGCTAGTTACTTTTCTTTCAGTTACACTAAAATCCAATTAGGTTTGCAAGATTTAAGTTTGGAAGTACTGGTTATGTCTGACTAGAATTTCATGTATGTATCCATGTGCTTCACGGCCTCATTCACCAGGTTGGGAAGTAGTTTTTTCTGTAATTAAAGCGACAACAAGGAGGAAGGAAATAGATCAAAAAGACCATGATATCTGattaatttcaaataaatacatcttataAACCTGGGAAGCCATGTATGAACATGTTCGACAACAAGTTCTTGTTGAAACATTAAGCACGattaacacacatttaacactAGAGCGGTAAATCCTATAATAGACACACGTGCGTTTGTTTGAATAACTTAAAACACAGGATCAGCTGAAGTACCGTCTTGAGGTTATCAACACTAAATGCTAAAGGCTGTATGTAATCAATGATCCAGCCTTATTCCATCTGTGTTGCCTGAGTTTACAACACAAAGGACTAAAGATAAGCAACCGCTCTCTTCTACTTTACAGCCTCAGAAACTCAATAAGTGTTACTCGACAATAACGTCAACAGTGCTATTTTTAAACCTCGACCAGGAAGTCACACTTTGCCCGTTTGGaagaggaattaaaataaatctaaaatgtcCCTTGCCATGTCAGAACAACTAATGAACAATGCGCAACAATTTGCCCCAATCACAAAGACTGTAAACATCTGCACTTCTTTTACACTGTGCTAGTGACGTAGCAGTTTTGATGATGTGATTTTTAGAAATAGAAACTGTGGCGGGAACAATTTCTACTGAGCTGCCGGTCAATCCACTGAAAAGACTGCAAAATATTTTTGGTTTTGGAATTTTTCTAATTCGCCTCATTCTCCCCTTGTCCTTAGGAGttttgcagatttgtttttgtagcaTGTTTACATTGTAGTTATTCGGTGTATTCATCTCCCATAGAGAAACAGTCTATGCATTTGACAAAAGCCATCATGGATTCTCGGGAGATCTTGAGAATACATAATTTATTACtgactaaatgtttttttttttttttcgtttcgtTTTTGATAAATATTGTAAATGatagttttatttaatggtctttttgttgtttgataAGAGTGGCATTTCAACACTCAAAAAGTACTTGATATTTGTAGTgagagaaaatgattttttttctgtacgaCACTGTGAGGTCAGAGTCCTGCTGCAGGCGCCACTGAGCCTGTGATCTCTTGTTTCACAACacctctcaaaaaaaaaaaaaagtaaagatgcAGCGGCCGCACACGGTTTGGCACGAAACGACGGGATACGACGAGACAGCGACTTTTATGCAAGCTCCGACTCAATATGCAAACGTAAAAGTCGTGTTCCTTTTCTGAGACGATGTAAACGTGTTTCATAGTTGATAATTACGTTGGTATCAGAATTTATATTTTCACCAGTTCCGCATATTGTTTGACtgtaaaatgattcaaataaaGTTGGTAAACGTTGAATTGTATATAAGTAGTGTTGTTATTACACCACAAACACCTTCCTTTGCAGTAAATACTACATTCACTTCAttgacaaagaagaaaataaaattttgtgAGTTTACATTTATCTGTACAACATCTCAACACATCACTAAATCAGATGGTGAGACCACCTGATACTTCTGTCTAATAAATATTGACCTTTTATAGACTCTCCTCTCTACACTGCacaatataaatttaattaataacaaaTTATTTTGATTTCAGAGAAGTTTCCACGTGATCTATGACTATTTCTATCTGCTAGTTTCCCTTTtctaccagcaggtggcaggcGACATCAACAAATGGAAGCTACTTTGTTACAACCTggatattttcctttttttgtctttaactataataataataatagttataataacaataatcttCTTCTTAACTACTAAAACTTAATCTTCTGTATAAAACTACCCATGTGTACAGTTCACAcagcagtgcaaaaaaacaacaacacagcgcTTATCACAGATGAGGCATTTTTCTCCATCATCACTGTTACATTTCAGACTGGACCGCACTGGATACAACTTTTGGAGGCAACATTTTTGTTATCAAGCGGTGAAGGATCACCAGATGGAATAGTAACATTActgtgactttgtgtgtgtgtgtgtgcgcatctgACCTTAACTGGGTGCACAAGCCCAGAGGAGAtcataaaaactgaataaaggCCGGACTAGCAGTGACTGTTGTGCAGCATATTGACGAGTCGCGagcacttgtgtgtgtctgcgtcgcGGCTACACACTGGCGGTGTGCCTGAATGTCCTTGTCACAGTGTGTTTGTCAGAGGGCCCGTGTTACATCTTGGTGCAGTGACAGCATCAGTTTGCTGCCTGAGAGACTTCAGAGATCATGTTCGCAGTGCCACCAGCAAGAGGGCTGAGAGTTGGCGCTGGCCACGGGGCCTGGGAGTAGATAATGTCAGGCGGCTCGGAGCGGGGGAAACGTAGTGGCATATGTCGTCTGACAGGGAAACGCCTGGATGTTGTCGAGCGGAGAGGGGGGGAGACGGTTTGGTGGCCGATGGGAGTGACAGCTGTCAGGGATCCCTCTGCCTGTGTGTATTTTCGTACTGCTGTCCTTACGAGAACCAGTTCCAGCTTTAGACccttttttaaagtgtttttattctgggagctgcactttatttatttatttttttaacagggTGTCTTAAAAGGTTGACTTGAGGTTTAGGGGTCAAGTTAGGGCATGTATTTGGTTTAGGCTAAGCTAAAAGTTAAAAGGTACTTTAacataaatgattaaaatttAACTAGATGGCATTTTACTGGAAACCTGAAGGTGtataattttataattaaatCATAGGGCGACTTTCTATCCTGCAactaccacaaaaaaaaaagacaaaactatttaaataattGTTAAATAATCAGAATATTGAACACAGTTTGATAAGAGGTTCATCAAACTGCTCTGACCTCTTCTGGAGATGCTCCAAAGTTAATAAAAGGCAGCATGATGAAAAGTTTCCTCTGACTGTTCTAATAACACGTGTGTAAAAAATCAAGATAAGATACAGATTAGACAAATCAGTATGGCTAATATAGCAGAGAGATACACGTATATTACTTCAACGTAATGAGttttttgtagatgtttttAATTCTGCACACAGAATCTCGACCAATTTAGGACCCAATGAatccaaaaaaagaacattttgtgcaCTTTTCATAGCTCAAATTGGAATTGGGCTGTCTATAAACGCCTTGGTGCAAAGCTACACAAAAGAGTTTGTTTTCTCAACTTTCTTTCCTTGCAATATACCATAGTCCCACCTCTTACGAAACTGACATGTAGAGTCTCTGATGAGCGGGCTGCAGCTCTCTCTCCGGCTCAAAGTCTCGTCCTGAATTCAGTGAAAACCTCATGAAGACCCgcattgtttttctgttttgttctgcaTGCGGTCAAATCTCCATATAAAAGTGCGTTTTAATTTGTCGTTGCCGATACCGAGACCCCGCTGTGACAGTAATGACAAGACAGCGGGCCAAAATACTGAGCGTCGCCTCAGACAGGTGGACACTGGTGATAAGGAGATttcagcagcagccgcagcaggTGACTGTAAACGTTGTTCTGTTGTATCTCGATTGTTAGAGTTGCCTGGGTCAGACATGCGACtcctttctttaaatacatgctCATGttcagcattatttatttacgataaaagaaaaaggtttagGAAAAGGTTGCTATTATGAGCAAATATGATCATAAAGTAGGATGAAGGAAATACGCCAAGCTAAATGCAACCTCGACAAAAATGTGCTTCAAACAGCGGACTGCAGTCCATGACACATAACTGGAGGTGTTTGTTGGTCGGAGCAACCTTTTGAGTTTTCTATTCACAAGAAGCATCTGCTCACGTGAATCAGGAATGGTTTATTTGCTTAAATTTGGAATAGGCTACAAATGTGAGTCCTCAGACGCAGCGCAGAAGCTCGGAGTAAAAGCCAAAGGTTTAAAGGAAGCTGTGAATGTTTAATGGACCCGTTCCAAGTGATTCCAGTTTGTTCTTATAGATTTTCTTGCCCCTGAATTTACTGCAAGAATCATGTCGAGTTAAGGACAATTAATACGACACAGAGTTAGAGCCGTAtgttgatcaggcataacattatgaccaccttactaatattgttTAGGTGTCCCTTTTgccttgtgactcatcagagaatggacatgggccttctcaATGCCCCTGTCCtgtgatgttgttagtggggcctttgggtcctatgggttgaggggaggggcctcggATACTTGATcgatttgggatctagtgaatttggaggtcaggtcaacaccttgtgctgtcttTCATGTCTTGTTCAGTTGTTCCttaaccgtttttgtgtgtgtgtccgtgtcaggctgcatcctgctgccattaaggagtggcATTgtaatggggtgggggtgcctaaTCTATTCTAGGTGGgaggtacatgtctgagtaacatcctcACACGAAtgccagcagaacagtgaattgtcccaagatggtcaatttAATGTATTcccctgacagtggttttaatgttgtggctgaagtTGGAGTTATATAATAAATGTGGGCTTAAAGTGCAGAGCTTTAATTTGCAGCTACAGACCCCCTGACCACCTGTATAAAAATGACTTCACCTTTTCTTTATATGGGTCTAAGTCCCGTCACATTAAAGCTGAGACTGTGCACTTGAGGTCCATAGACACATGATACGACTATAAcatgaaaactaaaacacaaacacaaactgtgtcacTGCCTCCAACTATGTGGACCTCACTGGATATTGTCTTTGAGATGTCTTCTTCAAACACTTGAGCTAATATAAAAAGTGTTTCAAAGTTTCCATTTTAATCAGCGAGCTAATCTTGAACTGTCGACTGAGAATGAGGCCttaaacacagtgaaaaaggaGCTTGTCAAGCCGTCGTTATGAAGCCGTTCAATATGCAGTAAAGTGTGACAGTCCAGGTAGAGTCACGCAGGAAGAAGAAGGCATATCCATCAGATTAACACACAGTAATGTCTTCCTGGTCTGGCTCCCGGCATCAGTGATTTATCAATGCAAAGCTAATAGCATCAATATGAATCTAActaaaaatcaatatttcattATCTAATTGTTAGTGGGAATGAAGAAGGATGATTGTAGGAGACAGCGTTTGAGAGCATCTGGAGTTCACAGAGACATCTGGAGGACAAACTCGAGCGGTGGCCGCACACTCAGTTATGACACACTTCTAAGGAAAGGaagggggaaagaaaatcaatgtACGTGGCTTTAAGGTGGTAAAAGTCCAACAACAAACGGACATA
It includes:
- the LOC125020523 gene encoding zinc finger protein 516-like, which encodes METEEGEDVSLKHTDNIKVETEEDVTSCHTCGVCGRSFPLLSSLSQHMRRHTREKPYKCPYCEHRTAQKGSLKAHIRSHKLGLFSQNLRDKEGEGKKDDTDIPDPSEINTSDKAHTVNGKVKKKATKKKVKGKDGAEGGDGADDDSFSCTICGQVFPQVLLLKSHMKRHRGSQDHGCRICGRRFRQAWFLQSHMRIHRVKAQLRGSKSNELPATINGVPQDQASLINEECLYELCAGCGNFFYDRKTLRAHEKLHKLNQSCTQIQNPPHEDLEPSELDIAKRNFLESLNLTCVGPKENSEERSLCKRIPELDPICSYQAWQLATRGRLVEATEKCLGWEERLADAEVAYDTEKGEYVPLKQEKKRKQTETSSSNVKKKKGDAGLDHTPNSLTHTKGVDKKICQKDRILLNGLGHAFYEALQSKKVKDVHLTSKQTKNTKSKDQEDKKTYSCEHCDFHTVDALLLRSHLHKQHQDFLGPYSKQSTILDNVSKSGSKASRYMDYLRSRSVLLSQPYWNPYTCPPSQELAESNVKVEKSNDPEVKGQAHSSGDAGSLLNLSSLPITGDCTVNYSVKTEGLVRHQCPYCSHTTCYPEVLWIHQRVAHRVDGSSSMAPKWAPCINNPKSLKSGTSQWRRTGPPPFLEGKDCPSLPAPRTQRTQPPGSTTHSSNRKNTAPKTQSGISKSKHQSKDSRSSDGTQSSGKAALQPQKKSSEHNQAVEGGSKGSSAQATSSNHTVRSKSLPSFQPTNPSPKHRGNRATVEGNFPQEGLGFMLARNNGGTSSNAAADRLHSRRQSCDFPSGPKGPDLWAAMNMWGLHGSKAYLDPLLFAQGKSESTGEMPMDIDILSLLKNYSPHDLAALYQHWGFVDPRIDPQAMLQLNGNFGNEVRSSSEASKQMNSRSTSSSGSLHKGT